The nucleotide window CGGCCGGAATCGATCCGCGGAACATCCTGTTCGCCGGGCCGGGCAAGAGCGATCTCGACATCGAGGCCACCGTCGCCGGCGGGATCGGCGAGATCCATCTGGAAAACATCGAGGAGATGCGGCGCGTGGCCGAGGCCGCCGGGCGCCACGGTGTGGTGCAGCGGGTGGCGATCCGGATCAACCCAGGACCGGACGCGCAGGGGGGGGCCATGCGGATGGGCGGCAAGCCCTCGCCCTTCGGCTTCGACGAGGAGGAGCTCGATGCCATCGTCGACGCTGTCGAAGCCGAGCCGCGCCTGCACCTGGCCGGCATCCATCTCTTCGCCGGAACGCAAGGGCTCGTCGCGGCGACGCTGCTCTCGCAATGGGCCTACGGCCTGTCCCTGGCGGCGCGGGTCGCCGACCGGATCGCGCGCGCGCTCGAGACGATCGACCTCGGCGGCGGCCTCGGCATCCCATACTTCTCCAGTGACACGGCCCTGGACCTCGCCGCCATCCGCGACGGCATCCCCGCGCTCATCGCCCGCGTGGCATCCGACCCCCGCCTCTCGGGGGCGCGGATCGTGCTCGAACCCGGCCGGTACCTCGCCGGTCCGTCAGGCCTCTACGTGGCACGGGTGAGGGCGGTGAAACTCTCGCGGGGCAGCCGCTTCGTCATCACCGACGGGGGCATGCACCATCATCTCGCCGCCTCGGGCAATCTCGGTCAGGTGGTCAGGCGCGATTACCCCGTGACCGCAGTGGTGGACCGGGGCGGGCCACGCTCGCCCTGCGCCGTCGTCGGCCCGCTCTGCACCCCCCTCGACATGCTAGCCCGCGCGACGCCGCTCCCCGATCTCGCGGCGGGCGATCTCGTCGCCGTGCTGCAATCGGGCGCCTACGGGCTGACGGCGAGCCCCACCGGTTTCCTCAGCCATCCCCGCCCGGCGGAGATCCTGGTGGATGGCGGCAGCGCACGGGCGATCGGACCGGCCGGACGCGTGGACATCTGATACCTCGCATTCCGCGCGATCAGGCTGCGAGCGGCAGCGCCGGCGCCTTTGCGGACACCGAGCAGGCCTCGACGCACGCGCGCGCCAGCGCCTCGGTCGCGTCGATGAGAAGCGGATGTAGGCCACCCTCGATCGAGGCGAGGGCGAGGGGAATCTCGGTGCAGGCCATGACGATCCGGCCGCATCCCGCCGCGACCAAGGCCTCGGCCTGCTCCCGCAGGATGATCGCCGCCTCGGCGACCTGCCCGGCCTTCACCAGCCGGATCGCTCGCATCACCTCCGCCTGACCGGCCGTATCCGGAACCCGGCAGGCGAACCCGCGCCGGGCGAGGCGCGTCCGGTAGATCCCCGCCTCGACCGTGCCGCTGCTCGCCAGCACGCCGATGCAATCGCCGTCACCCGTGACGAGCGTGTCGACGACCGCGTCGACGATATGCAGGATGCGGACGGACGTTTCCGCCTGCAGGGCGGTATGCCAGTGATGCGCCGTGTTGCACGGGATGGCGATGCAGCTGGCTCCCGCCGCTTCCAGGCTCAACAGGGTCTCGCGCATTGCCGGGAACGGGTCGGCGCCGTCTCCGAGGATCGCGGCATTGCGATCCGGGATCCGCACGGCCGAGCAAACGACCATCGGGATGTGGTCCTGGTCGCGGGTGGCGGGCGTGTTCCGCACGACCTTGGCCATGAAATCCACGGTCGCCATCGGACCCATCCCACCGAGAACACCGAGCATCGCGACCTCCTGTTGCGAGGGGACGATGCGGGAGGCACTTCGGTCGGTCCAATGCCGTGTCAGACCGGGCTATTCCGATCCTGCATAGTTTTGGCGGCGATGGCGGCCGCCGCCTGCCAGACCGCCGACACGGTGGAGCGGCGATGGCCGGCATTGCGATAGAGCCGGATCTCGAGAGGGGCCTCCTCGCCGACGGCGATCAGGCGGCCGTCCTCCAAATCGCGCGCGACGAGGCTTCGGGGCAGCCATGCCAGCCCGTGGCCTTCGAGCGCCATGAATTTCAGCGCCTCGGCCATGGCGTTCTCGTTGGTATGGGCGATCACGGCAGGCGGATTGCCCGCCCGGGCCTGTGCATGGATCACCACCCGGCCGAGGAACGAGGTCTGCGGGTAGCTGAGCAGGGGCAGGGCCGCGCTCTCGTCCGCCAGACCGGCGCAGCACACGGGGACGAGGCTGTCGGCGCCCACGATGCGATGCGGATAATGTTCGGGATCGAGCAGGATCGGCACGCTCGGATGGTGGAAGGTCAGCAGGAAGTCGTAGCCGCCTTCCGCGACCGCCTGGATGCAGTTGTGGAAGTCGTCGGGCAGCACCCGGCTGCTCAAGGGGCCGGTCGCCGCTTCGATCTGCCGGAACCAGCGCGGAAAGAAGGTCAGGGCCAGGGTGTGGAGGGCCGCCACCGCCACGACCTGCGCATTCGGGCGGGCGCTCGCCTGCAACGCGGAGCGACTGCCATGGAGCATCCGGACCGCCTCCTCGGCCGTCTCACGGAACTCCCGGCCCGCCGCCGTCAGCGTGGTCGGATAGGTGCTGCGGTCGATGAGCGCGACGCCGAGCCAGGTTTCGAGCGCCTGGATGCGGCGGCTGAAGGCCGATTGCGTGACGTGACGCTCCTCGGCCGAGCGGGAGAAGCTCCCCGTCCGGGCGAGGCTGGCGAAGTCCTCGAGCCATTTGAGTTCCATGATCCCGCTAGCCTAACGGCGATGCGGGAGATCGCGGAACGCCGGGCGCTGCCTGCTCCATGCCGGCCCGTCAGCCCTTGCGTTCCGTGAAGGAGCGGAAGGCTTCGAGCGTCTCGGCGCTGACATGGTGCTCGATCCCCTCCGCATCGCGCCGCGCGGTCTCGGTGCTGACACCCAGCGCGCAGAGGAAATGCTCGACGATGCGGTGTCGCTCGCGGCTCTGGACGGCGAGCATGCGGCCGCTCTCGGTGAGGAACACGCCGCGATAGGGGCGCTGCTGCACGAATCCGTCTTCCGCCAGGCGCTTGAGCATCTTGGCGACGGTGGGCTGGGCGACGCCCAGGCGCGCGGCGATGTCCACTTGGCGCGCCTCGCCGCCATCGCCGATGAGGTCGGCGATCAGCTCGACGTAATCTTCCACGAGTTCGAGGCGGCGCGCCTCCCGCGCCTGCCGGAAGCTCTCCACCTGAACGTCCGGATCGACCAAAGGAGCGTCGGGCACGGATCGCGACGAATCCTGCATGATGCCGGGCAACCCTTGCTTCAAGCCTGTGGCGGACACGGACCATCCCGTGCCCCGAGCCGTGTTTAGACAAGCCCGGCGCCGGAGGGGAGCCCTAAACCGGACCGGATCCCGCCCTCGCGCAGGTGATCGACGAACTCGCGCGCGAAAACCGGCAACGCATCGAGGGAGCGCAGGCAGATGGTGAGGTCGCGTGCCGCCCACGGATCGAGGAGCGGCACGATGTCGAGCCCCATGGAGCGCGCGGCGCGGCGGGCGGTCGTCTCCGGCACGATACCGAGCCCGACACCGCATTCCACCAGCCGGCACACGGCATCGAAGCCGCGCAGCTGCACCCTCAGGCGCATCAGGGGCCGCCCGGTGCGCATCGCCTTGTCGGCGAGGAAGCGGGTGATGGCGCTCGCCCTGTCGAGACCGACGAGGTCGTAATCCAGCACGTCGGCGAACAGCACGCCCTCCCGCGCGCCCAGCGGATGTCCGGAGGGCAGCACCGCCACGAACCGGTCCTCGCGAAACGGGTGGGTTTCCAGCGTGCCGGTATCGACCGTGCCGGAAACGATGCCGAGATCGGCGGCACCTTCCGCGACGAGACCGACGATCTCGTCCGAGGTCCGTTCCGCGATGTCGACGCTGACGCCGGTATGCAGCGCGAGATAGGCGCTCAGCGCTTCCGGCAGGAATTCGGTGAGCGCGTGGGTGTTCGACAGGACCTTGATCTGGCCGATCGTGCCGCCGGCATAGGCGGCGAGGTCTCCCTGCATCCGGTCGACGCTCTCGAGCAGGGTGCGGGCATGGGCGAGCAGGGCACGCCCCGCCGGCGTGAGAAGCACGCCCTGCCGGCTGCGGCTGAGGAGAGCCGCCCCCAGGGACAGTTCCATCGCCCGGATCCGGCTCGACGCGGCGGCGAGCGCGAGGTTGGCCCGTGCGGCGCCATGCGTGATCGACCCCGCCTCGGCCACGTGGCGGAACAGGCCGAGATCGACGAGATCGAAGCGCATCATGCGACGAGGGTTATCATCGGACGAGCGTCGCGACAGCCGGCA belongs to Methylobacterium sp. 77 and includes:
- a CDS encoding type III PLP-dependent enzyme, producing MSDTASDNLSDRLVATHFPRTKDAIQVGGLALSDLAEAHGTPFFVYDADLLRRSYRDLAQAVSGFAVVDYSVKANPAPAVIRVFRDEGAGAEIASGAEFAAAWAAGIDPRNILFAGPGKSDLDIEATVAGGIGEIHLENIEEMRRVAEAAGRHGVVQRVAIRINPGPDAQGGAMRMGGKPSPFGFDEEELDAIVDAVEAEPRLHLAGIHLFAGTQGLVAATLLSQWAYGLSLAARVADRIARALETIDLGGGLGIPYFSSDTALDLAAIRDGIPALIARVASDPRLSGARIVLEPGRYLAGPSGLYVARVRAVKLSRGSRFVITDGGMHHHLAASGNLGQVVRRDYPVTAVVDRGGPRSPCAVVGPLCTPLDMLARATPLPDLAAGDLVAVLQSGAYGLTASPTGFLSHPRPAEILVDGGSARAIGPAGRVDI
- a CDS encoding amino acid racemase, whose protein sequence is MLGVLGGMGPMATVDFMAKVVRNTPATRDQDHIPMVVCSAVRIPDRNAAILGDGADPFPAMRETLLSLEAAGASCIAIPCNTAHHWHTALQAETSVRILHIVDAVVDTLVTGDGDCIGVLASSGTVEAGIYRTRLARRGFACRVPDTAGQAEVMRAIRLVKAGQVAEAAIILREQAEALVAAGCGRIVMACTEIPLALASIEGGLHPLLIDATEALARACVEACSVSAKAPALPLAA
- a CDS encoding LysR family transcriptional regulator — its product is MELKWLEDFASLARTGSFSRSAEERHVTQSAFSRRIQALETWLGVALIDRSTYPTTLTAAGREFRETAEEAVRMLHGSRSALQASARPNAQVVAVAALHTLALTFFPRWFRQIEAATGPLSSRVLPDDFHNCIQAVAEGGYDFLLTFHHPSVPILLDPEHYPHRIVGADSLVPVCCAGLADESAALPLLSYPQTSFLGRVVIHAQARAGNPPAVIAHTNENAMAEALKFMALEGHGLAWLPRSLVARDLEDGRLIAVGEEAPLEIRLYRNAGHRRSTVSAVWQAAAAIAAKTMQDRNSPV
- the mntR gene encoding manganese-binding transcriptional regulator MntR, which gives rise to MQDSSRSVPDAPLVDPDVQVESFRQAREARRLELVEDYVELIADLIGDGGEARQVDIAARLGVAQPTVAKMLKRLAEDGFVQQRPYRGVFLTESGRMLAVQSRERHRIVEHFLCALGVSTETARRDAEGIEHHVSAETLEAFRSFTERKG
- a CDS encoding LysR substrate-binding domain-containing protein, with amino-acid sequence MRFDLVDLGLFRHVAEAGSITHGAARANLALAAASSRIRAMELSLGAALLSRSRQGVLLTPAGRALLAHARTLLESVDRMQGDLAAYAGGTIGQIKVLSNTHALTEFLPEALSAYLALHTGVSVDIAERTSDEIVGLVAEGAADLGIVSGTVDTGTLETHPFREDRFVAVLPSGHPLGAREGVLFADVLDYDLVGLDRASAITRFLADKAMRTGRPLMRLRVQLRGFDAVCRLVECGVGLGIVPETTARRAARSMGLDIVPLLDPWAARDLTICLRSLDALPVFAREFVDHLREGGIRSGLGLPSGAGLV